In the Desulfosporosinus acidiphilus SJ4 genome, CTGCTAAAAAAAATGGCGTACGTGTGATTGGTCCTAATTCTGTGGGAATTATTACCCCTAAAGATCGAGTCAAAGTAGGTGCTATAGGGGGAGATAATGTTGAACGCTGTTTTGTTCCCGGCGGGATCGGCGTTATTTCCCGCAGCGGAGGCATGACCGCAGAAAGTTCTTGGCTGGTTAAACGGGCAGGCTATGGCGTAAGTACCTCAGTCAGTATCGGTGGGGATGCTCTGATTGGTACTTCCATCAAAGATCTGCTCTTGCTTTATCAAAAGGATCCGAAAACTGAAGCCGTTGTAACATTTTCTGAACCGGGAACACATTTTGAGGAAGAAGCGGCTGAATTTATGATGGAAGGGGGATTCACAAAGCCTTTATTCAGTTTTGTGGCAGGCCGATTTACTGAAACTATGCCTGAAGGGACAGTCTTCGGCCATGCTGGTGCTATGATCTCCGGTGGTACAGGTAAACCGACTCAAAAAATGGCCCTGCTGCGGAGCGCAGGTGCCCATGTCTTGGAACGGTTTGATGATTTAATCCCACTATTAAAACAGGTTCTTAATTAATTACTTTTCAATTAATCTTGGTTAATTCATCGGAATTCAGAAAGGTACTCGCCCAAAAGTTTGGGGAGTGCCTTTTATATTATTCGTTAGGGTTTTAACCATTGGAATATCATCAATCTACTTGTGGATTAGATATTTTTAAAACGGAATAGGAACCGAATTCTAACTATAGATAAATGTATCGTGTTCACTCGCATGAAAATCACTTATTTATCGAAAGTTGTTGTATTTTCTTAAGAATCATTGATCCAAGATTCTATTAAATAGTAGGAATATTCGAATATATAGAGAATAACTTAAGGAGGTACTTGTAAAGAGTAGGAGGTATTTTATGGACGACATGGCAATGGAGGCTCGTTCACGAGCTGGAAACAAATTTAAGGAAGGCCTAAATTGTTCAGAGTCAATTCTGCAAACGTTTAATGAATTACTCAAAAATCCCCTGAATAGTGAAAGCTTAAAAATGGCATCGGGGTTTGGGGGAGGATTAGGGCATGCCGGCTGTATGTGCGGGGCTTTAACCAGTTCAGTCATGATTTTAGGACTTTACCAAGGTCGTACCACTCCCCAGATAGATCGGGAACCTGTTTACAACCTCGCCCATGAATTCCATGATCGCTTTTCTGATCAATTTGGAGGGACTTGTTGCCGGGTTTTAAATCCTCATGAATTTGATACTCCGGAGCATTTAAGACATTGTCTGAAACTAACAGGGGGAACCGCCAAACTTCTGATGGAATATATCTTGGAAAAAGGGCTTTCCTTACCAAATAAATAAGCATGGGGTTCTTATAAAGCAATATTTTAGCACAATCCTAGCAGCAGATTTTCTGCTCAAAGGGTTGTGCTAAAATATTGCCATTTAATGGGTTTTTAAATCCAGTGATCTGAATGATTTATAATCGATAAGTGATTTATATTTTCAAATTGTAGAGATTATCATTAGAGTCGAGAAAACCATTAACTAGTATTAATGCATAGACTAAAATTAATATAAATAAGTATTGATTACGGATTGATAAAGCGCTATAATAATACCAGAACAATTAGTAAATAGTATTAATTCTATTTTATGGATAAGCTTACAGTATTTTTACATTGAAAATCATTTTCAACTTATGATAAGATAATCAAGCTCTATTTTAATTAAATTCGATTTTAAAAAAACAGGAGGTAGAAAGACATGAACTCATATTTTGATGCTGTCAAATCAGAATTAAAGGATTGGAAAAAGGCTCTCGTAGTTATAATTTTCACAGTAGCAAGAATCATTTATGGTTATGCCTGGGTTGAGGCAGGTTGGGAAAAAGCAACTTCAGGTTGGCTTAACTTGGCTGGAGGTCATGCTAAAGGACTCATAGCAGGAATGGTTGCCAACATGCTCCCGCCTAAAGCGCATGGATTTGACCCTCTCTATATCAATAAATTATGGGCTTGGATTGCCGTTCATATCTTTAACGGTATGCCCGGTATAACAGATTTCTTAGTTCCCATTTGCGAGATTGCGGTTGGTATAGGAATGATCATCGGTTTCAGACTCTTATGGGTTGCTTTACTTGGTCTCTTCCTGAATGTGCAGTTTATAACTGCCGGATCTGGAAACAACTTTGGCTATATCTGGACGAACATCATTGTTATGAATTTCGCAAAATATTTCGAATTAATCGGTGTTAGTGGATATTTAAGGTTTAAAAAAGGTCAAAAAGTTCTTAACTAAAAAATTAAAAATTTAACATTTAACATTAAAAATATTGAACAGGTAGTTGGTAGAGAAGCATTGTTTTACTTTATGTAACGATGCTTCTTTTTTTTGTTCATTAATTAAACAGCTTGTCGGACGAACATTCCTAAGATTTTAGTGTAATGCAGTTAGGAATCCCATCAGCGGATAAGTGTAGGTTTATATTCACATAAATGTTAGTATCTTGCAGCGTAATTTAATAGTTAAAGCAGATTAAATAATTTTTAGTTTATACCAATACAATAAAATGTAAGATATAATTGTATTGATATAATCTAGAATGAAAGTAAAGAGTCAAAGAAGAGATATTAAGGAAATGAACAGAAAAAGGAGTCGCTTATGAACTGCAACTTTGACAAACTTCATGACCGGCGCCGGACCGGCTCTCTAAAATGGGATTTTAACCAAAAGATTTTTGGGCGTGAGGATATTTTACCACTTTGGGTAGCGGACATGGATTTTCAGGCACCCCAGGCAGTGGTAGAAGCCTTGGTTAAGAGGGCCCAACACGGTATTTATGGATATACTGACGGTATGGACCAATACTATGAATCCGTCATTGCCTGGATGGAAGAGCGACATGGCTGGCAAATTCAACGTGATTGGATCGTATATAGTCCTGGGATTGTTCCGGCTCTGAACGAATTGGTGAGGGCTTTTGCAAAACCCGGAGATAAAATTCTTCTGCAGTCTCCCGTGTACCATCCTTTTTTTCAAGCTATTAAGAATCATGGCTGCGAGGTTGTCAATAACCAACTAGGTTTGAGAGATGGCAGATATACAATTAATTTTGACGACCTGGAGAAAAAGTTTGCCGACGGTGTTAAATTCATGATTTTCTGCAGTCCCCACAACCCGGTAGGGCGTGTGTGGGAAAGAGAAGAATTAGAGCTTTTAGGCAAACTTTGCTTAACCTATGATGTCTTATTGATTTCCGATGAAATTCATGGTGATCTCATTTATGATGGATATCGACATCTACCTTTTGGTTCACTATCATTAGAATTAGCTCAACATTCCATCGTCTGCACGGCTCCAAGCAAGACATTTAATCTTGCAGGTCTGCAAACTTCAAATATAATTATTCCCAATGAGAAATATCGGGAAATTTATAAATCCTCAGTAAACTTGACTGGCATCCATCTTCCAAATGTCTTCGGCGCGACGGCCATGGAGGCGGCTTATCGAGAAGGAAGAGCGTGGCTGGATCAGTTAATGGTATATCTACAGGGTAATTTAGACTA is a window encoding:
- a CDS encoding succinate--CoA ligase subunit alpha; translated protein: MSILLDKNSRIAIQGITGREAAMVTKHSLDYGTKLLAGVTPGKSGQEVHGVPVYDTLKKAVAIHGINTSVIYVPPAFVYDAVLEAISAGVTLILIATENVPQMDAMKFLASAKKNGVRVIGPNSVGIITPKDRVKVGAIGGDNVERCFVPGGIGVISRSGGMTAESSWLVKRAGYGVSTSVSIGGDALIGTSIKDLLLLYQKDPKTEAVVTFSEPGTHFEEEAAEFMMEGGFTKPLFSFVAGRFTETMPEGTVFGHAGAMISGGTGKPTQKMALLRSAGAHVLERFDDLIPLLKQVLN
- a CDS encoding C-GCAxxG-C-C family protein, producing the protein MDDMAMEARSRAGNKFKEGLNCSESILQTFNELLKNPLNSESLKMASGFGGGLGHAGCMCGALTSSVMILGLYQGRTTPQIDREPVYNLAHEFHDRFSDQFGGTCCRVLNPHEFDTPEHLRHCLKLTGGTAKLLMEYILEKGLSLPNK
- a CDS encoding DoxX family membrane protein; translated protein: MNSYFDAVKSELKDWKKALVVIIFTVARIIYGYAWVEAGWEKATSGWLNLAGGHAKGLIAGMVANMLPPKAHGFDPLYINKLWAWIAVHIFNGMPGITDFLVPICEIAVGIGMIIGFRLLWVALLGLFLNVQFITAGSGNNFGYIWTNIIVMNFAKYFELIGVSGYLRFKKGQKVLN
- a CDS encoding MalY/PatB family protein — protein: MNCNFDKLHDRRRTGSLKWDFNQKIFGREDILPLWVADMDFQAPQAVVEALVKRAQHGIYGYTDGMDQYYESVIAWMEERHGWQIQRDWIVYSPGIVPALNELVRAFAKPGDKILLQSPVYHPFFQAIKNHGCEVVNNQLGLRDGRYTINFDDLEKKFADGVKFMIFCSPHNPVGRVWEREELELLGKLCLTYDVLLISDEIHGDLIYDGYRHLPFGSLSLELAQHSIVCTAPSKTFNLAGLQTSNIIIPNEKYREIYKSSVNLTGIHLPNVFGATAMEAAYREGRAWLDQLMVYLQGNLDYLLLRVSQELPQIKVIKPEGTYLVWLDFRALGLDPKALQEFLVHKAGVGLNAGYGFGPGGEGFERINIGCPRSLLEEGLGRIIRAVKDL